The Nitrospirota bacterium genome has a segment encoding these proteins:
- a CDS encoding DUF2779 domain-containing protein — protein MPAIFEGTFECDQVLVRVDVLERIRRQPTGPDAWRLIEVKSSTRVKTVHLDDLAVQAYVLQGAGLPLAGSSLMHLDTGYVYQGGELNLDRLFSIEDLTSPVAELLPSVPGRLAGMKAMLAAPSPPAVEPDSHCHQPYECPFWAHCTKDKPERWIYHLPGGARTIEPLAAQGVQTIDEIPLSYPLTIIQQRVKENAEWIGPGLRSLLESARYPVHHLDFETFMPAVPKYQGTRPYQAIPTQWSNHVEAEDGTVRHEEYLCVEARDPREELALALLASVGEEGSICVYSGYERMILEGLIEALPGLRKDLERVIARLWDLLPVIRAQYYHPQFAGSYSIKSVLPALAPHLDYGDLEIREGSLAALAYQRMVFEETDWVEKERLRQALLRYCARDTLGMVELRRALIRKASP, from the coding sequence GTGCCGGCCATATTCGAAGGAACCTTCGAGTGTGACCAGGTGCTGGTCCGGGTGGACGTGCTGGAGCGGATACGGCGGCAGCCGACGGGACCGGACGCCTGGCGGCTGATCGAAGTCAAGTCCTCCACCAGGGTCAAGACCGTCCATTTGGACGATCTGGCCGTCCAGGCCTACGTGCTCCAGGGAGCCGGTCTCCCGCTCGCCGGCTCCTCCCTCATGCACCTCGACACCGGCTATGTCTATCAGGGAGGGGAACTGAATCTCGACCGGCTGTTCTCCATTGAAGATCTCACGTCTCCCGTGGCGGAGCTTCTGCCCTCCGTGCCCGGCCGGCTGGCCGGGATGAAGGCGATGCTGGCCGCCCCGTCCCCTCCGGCCGTCGAGCCGGACAGCCACTGCCATCAACCCTACGAATGTCCCTTCTGGGCCCATTGCACCAAAGACAAGCCGGAGCGCTGGATCTATCATCTGCCGGGCGGAGCCAGGACCATTGAGCCGCTTGCGGCCCAGGGGGTCCAGACCATTGACGAGATTCCGCTCTCGTATCCCCTGACCATCATCCAGCAGCGCGTCAAGGAAAACGCCGAATGGATCGGGCCCGGACTCAGGAGTCTGCTGGAATCGGCCCGGTATCCGGTCCATCACCTGGACTTCGAGACCTTCATGCCGGCCGTCCCCAAGTACCAAGGAACCAGGCCTTACCAGGCGATTCCGACCCAATGGTCCAACCATGTCGAAGCGGAGGATGGGACCGTCCGGCACGAGGAGTACCTCTGTGTGGAGGCGCGAGACCCGAGAGAAGAGCTGGCCCTGGCGCTGCTGGCCTCGGTCGGGGAAGAAGGAAGCATCTGCGTCTATTCCGGCTACGAGCGGATGATCCTGGAAGGCCTGATCGAGGCCCTGCCCGGACTCAGGAAGGATCTGGAGCGCGTGATCGCGCGCCTGTGGGACCTGCTCCCGGTGATCAGGGCCCAGTATTACCACCCGCAGTTCGCCGGGTCCTACTCGATCAAGTCCGTCCTGCCGGCCCTCGCGCCGCACCTGGACTATGGAGACCTGGAAATCCGGGAGGGGAGCCTGGCGGCCTTGGCCTATCAGCGGATGGTCTTTGAGGAGACCGACTGGGTGGAGAAGGAGCGGCTGAGGCAGGCGCTCCTCCGCTACTGTGCGCGGGACACGCTCGGGATGGTCGAGCTCCGGAGGGCGCTGATCCGAAAGGCCAGTCCGTGA
- the nadC gene encoding carboxylating nicotinate-nucleotide diphosphorylase, producing MTQASAPLSVQILPIIRAALAEDLTLGDATTAPLLPAPVRARGIITAHQPMTVAGVAVARLVFAEVDRTVWTTRAVDDGSAVEPGSHVMVLEGDARSLLMAERVALNFLQRLSGIATLTARFCDSVRGYRTRILDTRKTTPGLRVLEKWAVRLGGGANHRSSLGDGILIKDNHLAVLRALGAGVAQACRLARERGPHGLRITVEVQSLGQVQEALDGGADVVLLDNMTPPLIRKAIALVKGRALVEVSGGITLQTAREAAAAGADFISIGALTHSAPAADLSMDLVPIERKSHGRRRR from the coding sequence ATGACCCAGGCGTCCGCTCCTTTATCCGTACAGATCCTGCCGATCATCCGAGCGGCCCTGGCGGAAGATCTGACGCTCGGCGACGCCACCACCGCACCGTTGCTTCCTGCACCGGTCCGCGCCCGCGGGATCATCACCGCCCACCAGCCGATGACCGTGGCCGGCGTCGCCGTGGCCCGGCTGGTCTTTGCCGAGGTGGACCGGACGGTCTGGACCACCCGTGCCGTTGACGATGGGTCGGCAGTCGAACCGGGCAGTCACGTGATGGTCCTCGAAGGCGATGCCCGCTCGCTCCTGATGGCGGAGCGCGTGGCGCTGAACTTCCTTCAACGGCTGTCCGGCATCGCCACGCTGACCGCCCGCTTCTGCGATTCGGTCCGTGGCTATCGGACCAGGATTCTGGACACGCGCAAGACCACCCCGGGGCTGAGGGTCCTGGAGAAGTGGGCGGTCCGTCTGGGCGGCGGCGCCAACCATCGCTCCTCGCTCGGCGACGGCATCCTGATCAAGGACAATCACCTGGCGGTCCTGCGGGCCCTGGGCGCCGGCGTGGCCCAGGCCTGCCGTCTCGCCAGGGAGCGAGGCCCCCACGGGCTCCGCATCACCGTGGAGGTTCAGAGTCTCGGTCAGGTCCAGGAAGCGCTGGACGGAGGAGCGGACGTCGTCCTGCTGGACAATATGACGCCCCCGCTCATCCGGAAAGCCATCGCCCTCGTCAAAGGGCGGGCCCTCGTGGAAGTGTCGGGCGGCATCACGCTCCAAACCGCCCGCGAGGCGGCCGCAGCCGGGGCCGACTTCATTTCGATCGGGGCCCTGACCCATTCGGCGCCCGCCGCCGATCTGAGCATGGACCTCGTCCCGATCGAGCGAAAGAGCCACGGACGGAGACGACGGTAG
- a CDS encoding response regulator, whose amino-acid sequence MSQKLLLVDSSPAVQRLVKQASVPEGFEVVTSKDGLSGLQTAEQLRPELIIADYNLDEIAFVPFCERLAGLELLPHTPLIALVNPSDRIDEAELRFLGVKAFLEKPLRSDDLVHTVKKLRQESAPNRTAEGAERVEQKHRRGVSDQPASQPLSLAAEVAPVKGPSPGERPGAITSGAEEVERTIARLPPDLLKQEVRLQTAQILREQLPAQVAAAFPKEETIATIRRSVQEQLPPVASQLLAEMKPALHQGLADTAGRLIKEIAEKLVLEQLEPAVSRHLPAVLEREIGALDTPVRKAVQEVAAQQVRQTAEAALREAAKGVVEEALTQVLRLGLQAWASHKGEQPKS is encoded by the coding sequence ATGTCTCAGAAACTCTTGCTCGTCGACAGCAGCCCGGCCGTCCAACGGCTGGTCAAACAGGCCTCCGTCCCCGAGGGGTTCGAGGTGGTCACGTCGAAGGACGGGTTGTCCGGGCTCCAGACGGCCGAGCAGTTGAGGCCGGAGCTGATCATTGCCGACTACAACCTGGACGAAATCGCCTTCGTTCCGTTTTGCGAACGGCTGGCCGGCCTCGAGCTTCTGCCCCACACGCCCTTGATCGCCCTGGTCAATCCCTCCGATCGGATCGACGAAGCGGAGCTCCGGTTCCTCGGCGTCAAGGCTTTTCTCGAAAAGCCCCTCCGGTCCGACGACCTGGTCCACACGGTCAAGAAGCTGAGGCAGGAATCGGCGCCTAATCGGACCGCCGAGGGCGCGGAGCGAGTCGAACAGAAGCATCGGAGGGGCGTCTCGGATCAGCCGGCTTCCCAGCCGCTCAGCCTTGCCGCGGAAGTCGCACCCGTCAAGGGCCCGTCACCCGGCGAGCGGCCGGGAGCGATCACGTCGGGGGCGGAAGAAGTCGAACGGACGATCGCCAGGTTGCCTCCCGACCTCCTGAAGCAGGAAGTCCGCCTGCAGACCGCCCAGATCCTCCGCGAGCAGCTTCCTGCGCAGGTCGCCGCCGCCTTCCCCAAGGAAGAGACGATCGCGACCATTCGACGCTCGGTGCAGGAGCAGCTCCCGCCCGTCGCCTCGCAGCTCCTCGCGGAGATGAAGCCCGCGCTTCATCAGGGGCTCGCGGACACGGCCGGCCGCCTGATCAAGGAGATCGCCGAAAAGCTGGTGCTGGAACAACTGGAACCGGCGGTCAGCCGTCACCTGCCGGCCGTGCTCGAACGGGAGATCGGCGCGCTCGACACGCCGGTCAGAAAGGCTGTGCAGGAGGTCGCGGCCCAGCAGGTGCGCCAGACGGCGGAGGCGGCCCTCCGCGAGGCCGCCAAGGGGGTGGTGGAAGAAGCGCTCACGCAGGTCCTCCGCCTGGGCCTGCAGGCCTGGGCGAGTCACAAAGGAGAGCAGCCGAAAAGCTGA
- a CDS encoding biotin--[acetyl-CoA-carboxylase] ligase — protein sequence MPSIPFQPLTREAVLAQLRTKTLGRSLHVLDEVASTNTYASELAQRGAGHGTVVVAERQTAGKGRLGRHWHSPAAGNLYCSVIIQQPVPPALLATWLSWLPLVSAVSVARAVQTIAEVHPSLKWPNDVLIGDWKLGGLLCESGGWSAPSSPSRPVTDRLEGFVVIGIGLNVNMGRGDFPEELRSLATSLAEETSHAVDRSVLLAAILSELEDSTERLLPSLSKERDRFVTEYSRWCTTLGRPVRVSLADGRTVEGRADSIGTDGSLRLVLAETGTTLEIRAGDVLHLR from the coding sequence ATGCCCTCCATCCCTTTCCAGCCCCTCACGCGCGAAGCCGTCCTGGCGCAATTGCGAACCAAGACGCTGGGACGTTCCCTGCACGTCCTGGATGAGGTGGCCTCGACCAACACCTACGCATCGGAGTTGGCTCAACGAGGGGCTGGACACGGGACCGTCGTCGTGGCGGAGCGTCAAACGGCCGGCAAGGGCCGGCTCGGACGTCACTGGCACTCCCCCGCCGCAGGAAACCTCTACTGTTCGGTGATCATCCAGCAGCCGGTCCCTCCCGCCCTGCTGGCAACCTGGCTGTCCTGGCTCCCCCTGGTCTCGGCTGTTTCCGTCGCCCGTGCCGTACAGACCATTGCCGAAGTCCACCCTTCCCTCAAATGGCCGAACGACGTCCTGATCGGCGACTGGAAACTGGGGGGCCTCCTCTGCGAGAGCGGAGGTTGGTCCGCCCCATCTTCTCCGAGCAGGCCGGTCACGGACCGTCTCGAGGGCTTCGTGGTGATCGGCATCGGTCTCAACGTCAACATGGGGCGAGGCGACTTTCCAGAAGAGCTCCGATCCCTGGCAACCTCGCTGGCTGAAGAAACTAGCCATGCGGTGGACCGTTCGGTTCTCCTTGCCGCCATCCTGAGCGAGCTTGAAGATTCCACCGAGCGCCTTCTCCCCTCGCTTTCCAAAGAGCGTGACCGTTTCGTCACGGAATATAGCAGATGGTGCACCACCTTAGGTCGTCCGGTGAGAGTGAGCCTGGCTGACGGGCGGACTGTGGAGGGACGGGCCGACTCGATCGGGACGGACGGATCGCTCAGACTCGTCCTCGCCGAGACCGGCACGACGTTGGAGATACGGGCCGGAGATGTACTGCACCTCCGATAA
- a CDS encoding 2-dehydropantoate 2-reductase, translating to MQQIMMVGAGAVGGFFGAHLARHNPHVSFLLRPRTLQAVRNHGLILRSPAGTFTVHPPAASDPRELPRPDLIVLSVKAYDLDEALTQIEPVMTERTVLLTLQNGVDTEDRILSRFHRDCVVGGVAFIYAKIVEPGVIEHYKRGSVAIGELLGHRSERVLRIAEIFTQAGLPCQIVEDIRRSKWEKMCWNCVFNPLTVLINDRVAKALDHPEMLGVIRQLVEEVAAVSAALKVPLAADMAGKVVRWTQEIRDIHTSMYDDWKAGRPTEIESLNGYVARKGRELGIPTPLNEAMTALVKVITGREKSGPGVLRIDGAVIQPVALDRTALAQLPAEHHVPDVGAVAQGMKGRGVRVRGLLDLPTAAVSADHVTFHSQDGRFAASLTMQQARDYGILIYELDGEPLPEQKGGPFRLVAPGLGDLCANVKGVARIELTTGPGKDTRPSLKADGASVTRHA from the coding sequence ATGCAACAGATCATGATGGTCGGAGCCGGGGCGGTCGGGGGATTTTTCGGCGCCCACCTGGCCCGGCACAATCCCCACGTGTCCTTCCTGCTCCGGCCCAGGACCCTTCAAGCCGTGAGGAACCACGGCCTGATCCTCAGAAGCCCGGCCGGCACCTTCACCGTGCACCCGCCGGCCGCTTCCGACCCTCGCGAGCTGCCCAGGCCGGACCTGATCGTTCTCTCGGTCAAGGCCTACGATCTGGACGAAGCCCTCACCCAGATCGAGCCGGTCATGACCGAGCGGACGGTCCTGTTGACGCTGCAGAACGGGGTGGACACGGAGGACCGCATCCTGAGCCGGTTCCACCGGGACTGCGTGGTGGGCGGGGTGGCCTTCATCTATGCCAAGATCGTCGAGCCGGGGGTGATCGAACATTACAAGCGCGGGAGCGTGGCGATCGGCGAGCTGCTCGGACACAGAAGCGAACGGGTGCTCCGGATCGCCGAAATCTTCACGCAGGCGGGCCTGCCCTGCCAGATCGTCGAGGACATCCGCCGGAGCAAGTGGGAGAAGATGTGCTGGAACTGCGTCTTCAATCCCCTGACGGTGCTCATCAACGACCGCGTGGCCAAGGCGTTGGATCATCCGGAGATGCTGGGCGTGATCCGCCAGCTCGTGGAAGAGGTGGCGGCGGTTTCGGCCGCCCTGAAGGTGCCGCTGGCGGCGGACATGGCCGGCAAGGTCGTGCGCTGGACGCAGGAGATTCGCGACATCCACACGTCCATGTATGACGACTGGAAGGCCGGCCGTCCGACCGAGATCGAGTCCCTCAACGGCTACGTTGCACGGAAGGGGCGGGAGCTGGGCATCCCCACCCCGCTGAACGAGGCGATGACGGCCCTGGTCAAGGTCATCACCGGGCGCGAGAAGAGCGGGCCGGGCGTGCTCCGGATCGACGGGGCCGTGATCCAGCCGGTCGCCTTGGATCGGACCGCCCTGGCTCAGTTGCCGGCCGAGCATCACGTGCCGGATGTCGGCGCCGTGGCGCAGGGCATGAAGGGCCGGGGCGTCCGCGTCAGGGGCCTCCTCGATCTGCCCACCGCGGCGGTCAGTGCCGACCATGTGACGTTCCATTCGCAGGACGGACGGTTTGCCGCCAGCCTGACGATGCAGCAGGCGCGGGACTACGGCATCCTGATCTATGAGCTCGACGGGGAGCCCCTGCCTGAGCAGAAGGGCGGGCCCTTTCGGCTGGTGGCGCCCGGGCTGGGAGATCTCTGCGCCAACGTCAAGGGCGTGGCCCGCATCGAATTGACGACGGGGCCGGGCAAGGACACGAGGCCCTCGCTGAAAGCCGATGGAGCCTCTGTCACGCGTCACGCGTGA
- a CDS encoding valine--tRNA ligase, protein MTLRQLAKTYEPRQVEDRWYRLWIDQGYFHAPVEHRGQPYVIVIPPPNITGSLHIGHALNNSLQDILIRWRRMQGRNALWVPGTDHAGIATQNVVERQLLAEGASREALGREAFVKRVWEWKAQSGGTIIQQLKRLGASCDWSRLRFTMDEGLSAAVREVFVRLYEEGLIYRGERLINWCPRCLTALSDIEVEHEETTGQLYHIRYPLADDPASSLLVATTRPETLLGDTAVAVHPDDPRYRHFIGRKIRLPLTKRKIPIVGDPVLVDREFGTGAVKITPAHDFNDEAAGLRHGLDRLSILDEQAKMSPMGMHDAEVETDLAQALASKSVKQARELVVKALKDRGLLAKTEPHKMALGKCYRCKTVVEPYLSPQWFVKIQPLADPAIKAVEDGRIRIVPEGWKNNYLGWMRDIKDWCISRQIWWGHQIPAWYCTNCNRGEIGWTAHAVMATGEGGQLPEPSTRSFYITTQAKPIVSRSQPTACPTCGGREFLQAPDVLDTWFSSALWPFSTLGWPEQTPDLKTFYPTSTLVTGLDILFFWVARMIMMGLKFTGQAPFRDVYIHALVRDAEGKKMSKSKGNVIDPLEVMERYGTDALRFTLASMASPGRDIKLAEERIEGYRNFANKIWNAARFILMHLEAEEEGQAGPLPAADRPFADRWILSRLNRTIGQVTESLEQYRFDQASSQLYRFIWHEYCDWYLEMVKPALQQKDSAEARQARMTLIESFDALLRLLHPFMPFITEEIWQTIPHKGASIVVQPYPAPVTSWDSKEAETAFSILEQFVTTARTGRALLNYPPGKQLVLYGAAKDRGVLTLLQSLQPHLVHLARGAVHLQTLETWPGQNVLRLVMDQVAVGVLVEGDVDLQKALERVVKQREEGHKEAARLDAKLAHREFTAKAPPEVVAEHEQRLRTLRHEQDILTSSEQQLRAMSQGRQL, encoded by the coding sequence ATGACGCTCCGGCAACTGGCAAAAACCTACGAGCCCAGGCAGGTCGAGGACCGGTGGTACCGGCTCTGGATCGACCAGGGCTATTTCCACGCTCCGGTGGAACACCGGGGCCAGCCCTACGTGATCGTCATCCCCCCGCCGAACATCACCGGCTCGCTGCACATCGGCCACGCCCTGAACAATTCGCTCCAGGACATCCTGATTCGATGGCGGCGGATGCAGGGACGCAACGCCCTCTGGGTTCCGGGCACGGACCATGCCGGCATCGCCACGCAGAACGTGGTGGAACGGCAGCTCCTCGCGGAAGGCGCATCCCGGGAGGCCCTGGGGCGCGAGGCCTTCGTCAAGCGGGTCTGGGAATGGAAAGCCCAGTCCGGCGGGACGATCATCCAGCAACTCAAGCGGCTGGGCGCCTCCTGCGACTGGAGCCGCCTGCGCTTCACGATGGACGAGGGCCTGTCCGCGGCGGTCCGCGAAGTCTTCGTCCGCCTGTATGAAGAGGGCTTGATCTATCGGGGAGAACGGCTGATCAACTGGTGCCCCCGCTGCCTGACCGCCCTGTCGGATATCGAGGTGGAGCACGAGGAGACGACGGGGCAGCTCTACCATATCCGCTATCCGCTGGCCGACGATCCCGCCTCGTCGCTGCTCGTCGCGACGACCAGACCCGAGACCCTGCTGGGGGACACGGCGGTGGCCGTGCATCCGGACGACCCGCGTTACCGGCACTTCATCGGCCGGAAAATCCGTCTGCCCCTGACCAAGCGGAAGATTCCGATCGTGGGCGACCCGGTCCTGGTGGATCGGGAATTCGGCACGGGCGCGGTGAAGATCACCCCCGCGCACGACTTCAACGACGAGGCAGCAGGACTCCGCCACGGACTCGATCGGCTGTCCATCTTGGACGAACAGGCAAAGATGTCGCCAATGGGGATGCATGATGCAGAGGTCGAAACCGACTTAGCTCAAGCCTTGGCTTCGAAGTCCGTCAAACAAGCAAGAGAGCTCGTTGTCAAAGCTCTAAAGGATCGTGGGCTACTCGCGAAAACCGAGCCCCACAAGATGGCGCTGGGCAAGTGCTACCGGTGCAAAACCGTCGTGGAGCCCTACCTCTCGCCCCAGTGGTTCGTGAAGATCCAGCCCCTGGCCGACCCGGCCATCAAGGCCGTGGAGGACGGACGGATCAGGATCGTTCCCGAAGGCTGGAAGAACAACTATCTTGGCTGGATGCGGGACATCAAGGACTGGTGCATCTCCCGCCAGATCTGGTGGGGGCACCAGATTCCCGCCTGGTACTGCACGAATTGCAACCGGGGCGAGATCGGCTGGACTGCGCACGCCGTCATGGCAACCGGAGAGGGTGGACAACTCCCTGAACCATCAACACGGTCGTTCTATATTACAACGCAGGCGAAGCCAATCGTATCGAGGTCGCAGCCTACAGCCTGCCCGACCTGCGGCGGACGCGAGTTCCTGCAGGCCCCCGACGTCCTGGACACCTGGTTCTCCTCGGCCCTCTGGCCGTTCTCCACACTCGGCTGGCCGGAGCAGACCCCGGACCTGAAGACCTTCTACCCCACATCCACGCTGGTCACCGGCCTGGACATCCTCTTCTTCTGGGTGGCCCGGATGATCATGATGGGGCTCAAGTTCACCGGGCAGGCGCCGTTCCGCGACGTCTACATCCACGCCCTCGTGCGGGACGCGGAAGGCAAGAAGATGAGCAAGTCGAAGGGGAATGTGATCGATCCGCTGGAAGTGATGGAGCGATACGGCACGGACGCGCTCCGGTTCACGCTGGCCTCCATGGCCTCCCCGGGGCGCGACATCAAGCTGGCCGAGGAGCGGATCGAAGGCTACAGGAACTTCGCCAACAAGATCTGGAACGCGGCGCGCTTCATCCTGATGCACCTGGAGGCGGAGGAAGAAGGCCAGGCCGGCCCGCTCCCGGCCGCCGACCGGCCGTTCGCCGACCGCTGGATCCTCAGCCGGCTGAACCGGACGATCGGACAGGTCACCGAATCGCTCGAACAGTACCGCTTCGACCAGGCTTCCAGCCAGCTCTATCGGTTCATCTGGCACGAGTACTGTGACTGGTACCTGGAGATGGTCAAGCCGGCTCTCCAGCAGAAGGACTCGGCCGAGGCCCGGCAAGCCAGGATGACGCTGATCGAGTCGTTCGACGCGCTGCTCCGGCTGCTGCATCCCTTTATGCCCTTCATTACCGAAGAGATCTGGCAGACGATCCCGCACAAAGGCGCCAGTATCGTCGTCCAGCCCTATCCGGCGCCGGTGACAAGTTGGGACTCCAAGGAGGCGGAAACGGCCTTTTCCATCCTGGAGCAGTTCGTCACGACGGCCCGCACGGGACGAGCATTGCTCAACTATCCGCCGGGAAAGCAACTCGTCCTGTACGGGGCGGCTAAGGACAGGGGCGTCTTGACTCTGCTCCAGTCCCTTCAACCCCATCTGGTCCATCTGGCCCGCGGCGCCGTCCATCTCCAGACGCTGGAGACGTGGCCCGGCCAGAACGTTCTCCGGCTGGTCATGGACCAGGTGGCGGTGGGAGTGCTCGTCGAGGGCGACGTGGACCTTCAAAAGGCGCTGGAACGGGTCGTGAAGCAGCGGGAAGAAGGACACAAGGAGGCCGCCCGGCTCGACGCCAAGCTGGCCCACCGCGAATTCACGGCCAAGGCCCCGCCAGAAGTCGTGGCCGAGCACGAGCAGCGGCTCAGGACGCTTCGCCACGAACAGGATATCCTGACGAGCAGCGAGCAACAGCTTCGCGCCATGTCGCAGGGCCGCCAGCTATGA
- a CDS encoding DUF1284 domain-containing protein, which produces MSVRVPATGEQPPIRLRGHTLLCLQGFRGEGYSPGFVENLASVHRDLRDHPDRWVLVVDEPDDVCRACPHRGPGGCTLNGEDSEDVMRAQDRHVLERLGLQTGAKVRWRDILDRIGVSLSGEDLPGLCGACRWLPLGYCREGIGSLRGQEVISIQSSVFRRKPSTEGR; this is translated from the coding sequence GTGAGCGTCCGTGTTCCAGCGACCGGGGAGCAGCCGCCAATCCGCCTCAGGGGGCATACGCTCCTGTGCCTCCAGGGGTTCCGAGGCGAAGGCTACAGTCCCGGATTTGTCGAGAACCTCGCGTCGGTCCATCGCGACCTCCGCGACCATCCCGATCGGTGGGTCCTGGTCGTGGATGAACCGGACGACGTGTGCCGGGCCTGTCCCCATCGAGGGCCGGGGGGATGCACGCTCAACGGCGAGGACTCGGAGGACGTGATGCGCGCGCAGGACCGGCACGTCTTGGAACGGCTCGGCTTGCAGACGGGCGCCAAGGTCCGGTGGCGGGACATTCTAGACCGGATCGGCGTGAGCCTGTCCGGGGAGGATCTTCCGGGCCTCTGCGGGGCCTGCCGGTGGCTCCCGCTGGGCTATTGCCGGGAAGGGATCGGGAGCCTGCGCGGGCAAGAGGTTATCAGTATTCAGTCGTCGGTTTTCAGGCGGAAACCGTCAACTGAGGGCCGGTAA
- a CDS encoding NAD-dependent deacylase: protein MTPPLQEIRARLGRAKAVTVLTGAGISADSGVPTFRGQDGLWRNFRAEDLATPEAFARDPKLVWEWYNWRRELIATKRPNPAHYALVELERRIERFWLITQNVDGLHPAAGSRKLTEIHGNIWKVRCTACRLVAENRDVPIAIPPPCPSCRGLLRPHIVWFGEALSEPDLDRSMEAVASCEVLLIIGTSGLVNPAASFVGIAKAAGAFVAELNLDPTPNSTVVDVSVQGRASEVVPQLLEG, encoded by the coding sequence ATGACTCCTCCCCTTCAAGAAATCCGCGCCAGGCTCGGCCGAGCCAAGGCGGTCACCGTGCTGACGGGCGCCGGCATCTCGGCGGACAGCGGGGTGCCGACCTTCCGGGGGCAGGACGGCCTGTGGCGAAACTTTCGCGCCGAGGACCTGGCGACCCCCGAGGCCTTCGCGCGCGATCCCAAGCTCGTCTGGGAATGGTACAACTGGCGGCGGGAGCTGATCGCGACGAAACGCCCGAACCCCGCCCACTATGCGCTCGTCGAGCTGGAGCGGCGGATCGAACGCTTCTGGCTCATCACCCAGAACGTGGACGGGCTGCATCCGGCCGCCGGTTCGCGGAAACTCACGGAGATTCACGGCAACATCTGGAAGGTCCGCTGCACGGCTTGCCGGCTGGTGGCGGAGAACCGCGACGTACCGATTGCGATCCCGCCTCCTTGCCCCTCCTGCCGGGGACTGTTGCGGCCGCACATCGTCTGGTTCGGCGAGGCCCTGAGCGAACCGGATCTGGACCGGAGCATGGAAGCGGTGGCCTCCTGCGAGGTCCTGCTGATCATCGGCACCTCGGGCCTGGTCAATCCCGCCGCTTCCTTTGTCGGCATCGCCAAGGCGGCCGGGGCCTTCGTCGCGGAGCTCAACCTGGACCCGACCCCCAATTCGACCGTCGTGGACGTCTCCGTTCAGGGACGGGCCAGCGAGGTCGTCCCGCAGTTGCTTGAGGGATAG
- a CDS encoding HAD-IA family hydrolase, translated as MNRIKVVFFDAAGTLFHVRGSVAEVYLGYAEPYGVRKTPELLTSVGEAFKRAFRDAPPPVFSVTDPADIKRCERLWWFDIVHNVFYRVGMFEGFDDYFEQVFEAFAGPQHWRLYPDTLGVLKELRGRGFELGIVSNFDTRLFSVLRGLGLSDLFDTVTISSLARAAKPAPRIFRLALEKHSVDPEEALHVGDSVRDDFEGAQVAGLAGVVITREPKELPPQVPRIGSLDALPSLLANL; from the coding sequence ATGAACCGGATCAAAGTCGTCTTTTTCGACGCGGCCGGAACCCTCTTTCACGTCAGGGGGTCGGTCGCGGAGGTGTATCTGGGCTATGCCGAGCCCTACGGCGTTCGGAAGACTCCCGAGCTGCTCACGTCGGTCGGCGAGGCCTTCAAACGGGCCTTCCGCGACGCCCCGCCCCCGGTGTTCTCGGTCACCGATCCGGCCGACATCAAGCGGTGCGAACGGCTCTGGTGGTTCGACATCGTCCACAACGTGTTCTATCGGGTCGGGATGTTCGAGGGATTCGACGACTACTTCGAGCAGGTCTTCGAGGCCTTTGCCGGCCCCCAGCACTGGCGGCTCTACCCGGACACGCTGGGGGTCCTGAAGGAGCTGAGGGGGCGGGGATTCGAGCTGGGCATCGTGTCCAATTTCGACACGCGTCTGTTTTCGGTGCTGCGCGGGCTCGGGCTGAGCGACCTGTTCGATACGGTGACGATCTCCAGCCTGGCTCGTGCGGCCAAGCCGGCCCCCCGGATCTTCCGCCTGGCTTTGGAGAAGCATTCGGTCGATCCGGAGGAGGCCCTCCACGTCGGGGACAGCGTCCGGGACGACTTCGAAGGCGCGCAGGTCGCGGGCCTGGCCGGGGTCGTCATTACCCGCGAGCCGAAGGAGCTTCCCCCGCAGGTCCCCCGGATCGGGAGCCTCGACGCGCTCCCGTCCCTCCTGGCGAACCTCTAG